One part of the Desulfonema ishimotonii genome encodes these proteins:
- a CDS encoding SGNH/GDSL hydrolase family protein, with the protein MVVFACTLITIIWTASASAVTYDRMVVFGDSLSDHYGLYTYLEPITGAYDAVTNPDGVREVWSNGDVWAEYLATLWNAELDNRAIAGAMTQGHENSAVQAMTDSGTLPALGIRGQVNTYLDETGQPLSDNTLYVIWIGGNDLLVYGEGRSDAATAEEMISDAITNITAALGQLYDAGARKFLVMNLPDIGATPAYLNLGSDAGTAATALSESFNSALHSAVKAFAESENDETIHWTDVFTFLHQITDDGTFANTTGTYLVLDEEGRDTGAVNEPASDYLYWNGIHPTTRTHSLLADFVDEQLDDDSGSDSCFIGAAAFGPVSGSVWGWGALLLGVGAVSCRRKK; encoded by the coding sequence GTGGTTGTATTCGCTTGTACTCTGATAACAATAATCTGGACTGCTTCCGCATCCGCCGTTACCTATGACCGGATGGTCGTCTTCGGAGACAGTCTGAGCGATCATTACGGACTGTACACTTATCTGGAGCCGATTACGGGGGCTTATGACGCCGTGACCAATCCCGACGGTGTGCGTGAAGTCTGGAGCAACGGGGATGTGTGGGCCGAATATCTGGCAACGCTCTGGAATGCCGAACTGGACAACCGGGCCATTGCCGGGGCCATGACACAGGGCCATGAAAATTCCGCAGTTCAGGCCATGACGGATTCAGGCACCTTGCCTGCGCTGGGTATAAGGGGCCAGGTTAACACCTATCTGGATGAAACCGGCCAGCCCCTTTCGGACAACACTTTGTATGTCATCTGGATCGGCGGAAATGATCTGCTGGTTTACGGGGAGGGCAGGTCAGATGCCGCAACAGCCGAGGAGATGATCTCCGATGCCATCACAAATATCACTGCAGCGCTCGGCCAGCTCTATGATGCCGGGGCCAGAAAATTTCTGGTGATGAACCTGCCGGATATCGGGGCAACACCGGCCTACCTGAACCTTGGGAGCGATGCCGGGACCGCCGCCACCGCATTGTCTGAAAGCTTCAACTCGGCCCTGCACAGCGCAGTGAAAGCCTTTGCGGAGTCCGAAAATGACGAAACCATTCACTGGACTGATGTGTTCACATTTTTACATCAGATCACTGACGACGGGACGTTTGCCAATACGACCGGCACCTATCTGGTGCTGGATGAAGAGGGCAGGGACACCGGGGCGGTGAATGAACCGGCATCGGATTATCTGTATTGGAACGGTATTCACCCCACCACCCGCACCCATAGCCTGCTGGCCGATTTTGTGGATGAGCAGTTGGACGATGATTCCGGCAGCGATAGCTGTTTCATCGGGGCTGCGGCATTCGGTCCCGTGTCCGGGAGTGTGTGGGGATGGGGCGCGCTTCTGCTGGGCGTCGGCGCAGTCTCCTGCCGCAGAAAAAAGTAA
- a CDS encoding SGNH/GDSL hydrolase family protein: MNRVKKRLVISFFILISTIWAASASAATYDRMVVFGDSLSDHYGLHTYLGPILGDYDAVTNPGGIREVWTNGDVWAEYLAEFWNAELDNRAIAGAMTQGHDTPAVQALVDQGVLPPLGMTGQVSTWLDEAALPLSGDTLFVIWVGGNDLLVYGEGRSEAATAEEMISDAVTNVTAALGQLYDAGARKFLVMNLPDLGTIPYCLSQSADVQAATTELTENFNTALYEAVEAFAESENDETLHWFDVFTFLHRVVEIGVFPNTTDTYLVLDEDGNDTGEVNEPAWAYLYWDTVHPTTRTHKLLGHFVGFRLYFDSGIGNHPRCYSNGTYSFMKSQLEYLAAEN, from the coding sequence ATGAATCGAGTCAAAAAAAGGTTGGTCATTTCGTTTTTCATTTTAATTTCAACAATATGGGCTGCATCCGCATCTGCTGCCACCTATGACCGGATGGTTGTCTTCGGGGACAGTCTGAGCGATCATTACGGGCTGCATACTTATCTGGGGCCGATTTTGGGGGATTATGACGCCGTGACCAATCCCGGCGGTATACGTGAGGTCTGGACCAACGGAGATGTGTGGGCCGAGTATCTGGCGGAGTTCTGGAATGCCGAGCTGGACAACCGGGCCATTGCCGGGGCCATGACACAGGGTCATGACACACCGGCAGTCCAGGCGCTGGTCGATCAGGGCGTCCTGCCCCCGCTGGGGATGACAGGTCAGGTCAGCACCTGGCTGGATGAGGCTGCCCTGCCTCTTTCGGGCGACACCCTCTTTGTCATCTGGGTCGGCGGAAACGATCTGCTGGTTTACGGGGAAGGCAGGTCGGAGGCCGCAACAGCCGAGGAGATGATCTCCGATGCCGTCACAAACGTCACCGCCGCGCTCGGCCAGCTTTATGATGCCGGCGCCAGAAAGTTTCTGGTGATGAACCTGCCGGACCTGGGGACAATACCATATTGTCTGAGCCAGAGCGCCGATGTCCAGGCCGCCACCACGGAGTTGACTGAGAATTTCAACACAGCCCTGTATGAGGCCGTGGAAGCCTTTGCGGAATCCGAAAATGACGAAACGCTCCACTGGTTCGATGTGTTTACGTTTTTACACAGGGTTGTTGAAATAGGCGTATTTCCCAATACAACCGACACGTATCTGGTGCTGGATGAAGATGGCAACGACACCGGGGAGGTAAATGAACCGGCGTGGGCCTACCTGTACTGGGACACCGTTCACCCCACCACGCGCACCCACAAACTGCTGGGCCATTTTGTGGGATTCCGTCTCTATTTCGATTCCGGCATCGGGAACCATCCACGGTGTTATTCAAACGGAACGTACTCTTTTATGAAATCTCAGCTTGAATATCTTGCTGCGGAAAATTAA